The Polyangium mundeleinium genome contains the following window.
CTGGGTGCAATCGAAGGCCGGCACCTCGCCGAACGCCGACCAGAGCGTGGGCATCCGGATCGAGCAGAACCGGATCGAGAAAAACCATTTCATCGGGATCGGCGTGACCAACAACGCCCGCGCGATCATCGTGCAGAACCAGAGCATCAGCGGGACGATCGCGGGGGAGATCATGGCGAACGGGATCCCCACCAAGATCGGCGACGGGCTCGGCGTGTACGCCGGCGCGAGCGCGCACGTCGACAAGAACATGATCTCCTCGAACGCGCGCGTGGGCGCGGTGTTCTTCGGGGCCTCGAACATGTGCGTCGTGACGAACAACACGTTCGAGAAGAACAACGAGGGGTCGATCATCGTGCAAAACGTGGACGGTCTCGTGCTCGATTCCAACGAAGCCGACGTCCCGCCCGTCGCGCCGGCCATTCCGATCGGCGTCGATTCGTCCGATCTGTGATCCCACCCCGGCGGGCGTCTGACGACGCGCGCCCGCCTCCCCCTCTCGATCAAACCGATAACGACGCGGCGAGCGCTCTCGTCTCCTCGGCGAGCTTGTTCATGTTCGCCGATTCGAAAATGGAGATGCTCTCGTCGAGGAAGCGGGTCGCCTCGGCGCGCAGGGCATCGTCGCCCTTCGCGCTCGCGTGGAGCACACGCGCCATCGTGCGGCGCGCCGTGCCCCGCATATAAGGCGAGCTCACGCGGTCGGCGAGCTCGATGCAGCGCTCGGCGTGCCCCTTCGCCGCGTCGAGCTCGCCCGTGACGAGGTGGCATTCGGCGAGCGCGCGGTGCGCCTCGGCGAGGCCGCGCAAGGAGCCGAGCCGCTCGTGCAGGACCTCGGCCCGCGAGAGCGTACGAATGGCCGCGCGGGCGTCGCCGCGGGCGAGCTCGAGCTCGCCGACGTTGCTCAGGATGATCGAGCGGTGCTGGACGAGGTCCCAGCGCTCGGTTTGTTCGAGCGCCTCGCGCCAGGTGGACTCGGCCAGATCGAGGCGGCCGCGGAAGTAATGGAGGGCCGCGAGCCCATTGTAGGCGTCGACGGCCTCGACGGGCGCATTCGCCGCGATGGCGCGCTCGATGGCCCGCTGGTAGGTCGGTTCGCCCTCGTCGTACCGACCCGTGTGCAGATACCCATTTCCGAGGACGCGGTACGCCGAGGAGAGGGCGCGCTCCCATTCCTGCGTGCGCGCGGCGGCGTCGCCTTTTTCGTGGGATTCGAGGACGCGGCGGAGGTGATCGGCCGAGGCGCGATGATCGCCGAGGTGGACGCTCGCCCCCATCGCGCCCGTGAGCGCCCGGAGCGCGAGCAGGCTCTCGTCCTCGCCGAGCCATTGTCCGGCGAGGACAAACGATTCCCGCGCGTCCGCATAGCGGCTGAGGTGCTGGAGCGCCCAGCCCTTTTCGATGGCGACGCGGGCCTTTTCGTCGGCGCGGTCGCCGAGGTCGGCGGCGCGGGCGAGCGCGTCGTCGGCGACCTCGATGGCGCGCGCGAGGCTGCCCGCGAGCACGAGCTCGTGCGCGAGGCTGCCCGCGAGGGAGAGGAGCTCGCCAAGCCGCGCGGGCGCGTCCATGGCCGAGGAGGGCATTTCGAGGAGGATCTCGCGGGACGCTTCGAGCATCCGCACGGCCTCCTCGATCGCATGGGTGCGCATGGCGCGCTCCGCGGCGCGGCGCTTGTACGGCAGGGCGAGGGCGAGCTCGCCGGCCTCGCGAAAATGGTGGCCGATGAGGTCGTCGTGCGGGCCGGGGGAGCCGCCCGTGGCGCGTTCGAGCCAGAGCGCCGCGGCCCGGTGGAGCGCGCGCCGCCGCGCCTTGGGCACGCGCCGCTGCGCGACCTCCTGCAAGGCCGCCTGCGTGAACGCATAATCGAGCTCGCCGGCCAGCATCGCGTCGCGGCGCGGGGCAAAGATGCCGCGGCGCACGAGATCGGCGAGCGAGCGCGGCTCGAAGCGCCCTTCGAGCAGCTCGCCGAGGAGCGAGGGCCAGAACCTCCGGCCCGCGACGGCCGCGGCCTCGACGGCCTCGCTGAGCCGCGGTTCGAGCCGATCGAGGCGACCGAGGAGGAGCTGTTCGAGCGTCTCGGGCAGGCGCACGCTCGCCGCCCGCGACGAGGAGAGCCGCCACGTGCCCTCGCCGACGACGAGCACGCCCTCGTCGACGAGCTGGTGCACGGTCTCCTCGACGATCAGCGGCACGCCGCCCGCGAGCGCCGCGATCTGCCGCACGAGCCCCGCGGGGACGTCGATGAGCGCGCGGAGGACGTGCCGGATGAGCGCCTCGCACGCCTCGTGTTCGAGCGGCTCGACGGGGATCGTGACGACGCCCGAGGCATCCCGCAAAAACGAGAGTTCCGGCGCGGCGGCGCCCTCGGCGCGGCTGACGAGGACGAAGAGCGCGGGCGCGCCCGCGAGGCGCTCGATCACGTGGCCGAGGAGCGCCTTCGTGGTGGCCGTGGCCCACTCGAAGTCTTCGAGCAAGAAGAGCAGCGGCGTGCGCGTCGCGAGCCTGCGGTAGGCCTCGGCGACGGCATCGAAGAGGACTTTTTTCTGGGCCTCGTCGCCGGCCACGGCGTCCCGCTCGGCGGCCGCGTCGCCGCCGCCGCCCACGCCGAGGAGCTCGCCGAGCCTGCGGCCGAGCTCGATCTCGGCCTCGCCGAGCGTCGTGGGATCGACGGCGCAGTAGCGGCGGATGTAGTGGTCGAGCTTGGCGCGGACCTGCTCGGGGCCGTCGTCGTCGACGACACGCGCGCGGTGGCGGATGGCCTGGAGAAACGGCTCGTACGGGACGCCTTGCCCCGACGGGGTCGAGCGGCCCATCTCGAAGTAGTACGTCTCGCCCTCGCGCTCTTCGAGCTCCTCGACGAGGGCCATGCAGAGCCGGCTCTTGCCGACGCCCGCGGGCCCCGTGACGACGAGGACCTCGGGCTGCCGCTCCATGCGGGCCCGCGCGAGGACGGCGCGCAGGACGGAGAGCTCCTCGTCACGCCCGACGAGCGAGATGCGGACGCCGTGAATCTCGTTCGTGCCGAGGTACGCGGTGGACTTCTTCGACGCGACGCGACGGCCGGGGACCTCGGCGCCCGCGCTCGTGGTCTCGTAGAGGCCACGGACGCGGCGCAAGACGGCGTGCGTCGCGACAATCTCGCCGGAGGACGCGGCGCGCGCGAGGCCACGCGCCTCGAAGACGGGCGCGCCCGAGACGAAGGGCACGCCGCTGCCGCGGGGTTGCGTGGAGACGACGCGGCCGGCGTCGATGCCGAGGCGCACGCCGAGCCGGAACGAGGGCGGGAACGTGGGGTCGGAGGAGAGCGCGCCGAGGGCCGCGCGGAGCGAGAGGGCGGCGTCGAGGGCGCGCTCGGCGTCGTTCTCGGCGGCGCCCTCGGGCCCGAAGAGGCAAAGCGCGCGATCGGTGAAAGGCCCGATGGGCTCGCCGCCGTGGCGCGCGAGGACCTGTTCGAGGCGCGCGCCGACGACGGCGAGGCAGTCGAGGTGCTCTTCCAGATCGACCGAGGCGTCGAGCGCGCCGAGCGAGAGGTCGACGTAGAGGACCGTGGCGCTTCGGACCGAGCGCGCGTCCTTGGCCTCGCGGGGCGCCCACGCGCCCGAGCCGACTGCCGTGGGAAACGGACGCGACGCGCCTTCGAGGAGCGAGGTCACGCCCGGCAGGGGCCCGAGGGTCCCGTCGGCGCCAACGACGATCGTCTCGGAGAGCTCGATCGGCGCGGGCAACGACGCGCTCGCGGGTCGCTCGGCGAGGGTCGCCGCGCCCGCGCCGAAGGCTCGGAGTTCGCGGAGGAGCTCGTGCGTGAAGTGCTCGACGGTCTGGTAACGTTCGGCGGAGTTTGTCCGAAGGGCACGGCCGATGACGGCGTCGATGCCCGCGGAGAGGCCGAGGTCGGGGCGGAGGCGTGAAGGCAAGGTGAGGGTGCCTTCGAGGCGCACGGCGAAGAGGCGGGCGAGGCCGCCGGACTCGTCGAAGGGCCGCGCGCCCGTGAGCAGCTCGCAGGCCATGATGCCGAGCGCGTAGATGTCCGCGCGTCCGTCGATGTCGTTCGCCTCGATCTGCTCGGGCGCCATGTACGCGGGCGTGCCGCTCACCTGGCCGTCGACCGCGAGCTCCGGGCCTCCCTCGAGGCCAAACGCCTTGGCCACGCCGAAGTCGACGACCTTCACGAAGCACGCGTCACCCGCGAGGGTCGTGAGCAGGACGTTGCCTGGCTTCAAATCACGATGGACGATCCCGCTCCGGTGGGCCTCGGCGACGGCGCTGCCGACCTGGGCCATCACGTGGCCGACGAGCGAGGGTTCGAGGCGTCCCACGCGGCGCAGGCGCTCGTCGAGCGACTCGCCGCGTACGTACTCCATGACGATGTAGTGAAGCTCGGCCGAGGCGCTGCCGAAGGCGTGGACGACGACGACGTTCGGGTGGCTCAGGCGGGCGAGCAGGCGGGCTTCGCGGCGGAAGCGCGCGTCGGTCTCGAGGAGCGTGGAGAGCTCGGGGCGAAGGATCTTGATCGCGACGAACCGGTCGAGGGCGAGATCACTCGCGAGCAGGACCTCCCCCATCCCACCGGCGCCGAGGCGCTTGATGATCTGGTACTTCTGCCCGAGGACCGTGCCGGGGGTGAGTTTTGCCGTGTCGATGACGCCCCTCGCGAGCCCCGCGAGACCATCCCCCGATCCCCGTGGGCCGTTGCCGCTCGTCGTACCATACCGGCGCGCGCGGCGTCACGCGGGTCCTGGCGCGCGAGGGCGTGCGGCTCACTGAAAAAGAAACGAATGCCAGTACGCGAGGACCTCGCGGACGATGAACCAAGGCTCCTTCAAGAGGCGCCGGCTCATGCGCGCAGGCACCGTGTACACGGCCACGCCTGCGCGCTCGAAGAGCATCTTCACCCGCGGCTCGTGATAATAATGCGTCACCGCGATCGCCCGCGAAAACCCGTGGCGGCGCATCAAGAGCGCACCGTTCCGCGCCGTCCACGAGGACGTGACGCCCTCTTCGTCGAGGATCACGGAGGCCTCCGGCACGCCCGCCGCGACAGCACGCGCCCGCATCACGGCGGGCTCCGAAATCCCGTTGTGCTCGTCGATGGCGCCGCTCATCACGATCGCTCGCACGAGCCCCTGCTGGTGCAACCAGATCGCCTCGTCCACGCGATCCGAGAGCGCGAGCGAAGGCGTGCCGTCGTCCCACACGCGCGCTCCGAGCACGATCGCGCAGTCCGCGCGGCGCTCGTACCGCGTCGGCCCCAGCGTGACCATGAGCAGGAGCGGCATGGCCACGAAGCTCGCCGCCGTCACGGCCGCACACACGGCCGCGCGCCCGAGTGTCCATCGAGGACGCTCCGCGCGATCCATCGCGACGTTCGCCGCGAGCGCGCCGAGACAAACCAGGACGACCAGGGAAGCCGGGACAAACGCCGGGCCGTGGATCGCGCCGCGCGCGAGAACGCCGTAAAATGTGGCGACGTCGAGCGCAGCGAGCACGGCCCCGATCCCGAGGACGATCGCCCCGCCAAGGCGCGCCCACGCCGGGCGGATCGGCCGCGCCGCGTGCCAGAGGAGCGTGACGGCGGAGGCGAGTTCCAGGGCGCGGAAGATCGGCCGCGGAAGATCCGCGTCGCCGAGCCAGGTATGTGTGGAATCGAAGGGAGGCCGCACGGCCTCGCCCCCGAGGTTCAGGAGGGCGAGCAGGCCGACGGCGAGGCCCACGCCGCGCAAGGAGAAGGCAGCATGGGCGCGGAGACGAGAGGCGCGCGAGATCAGGTGATCGTGGGCGGGTTCGAGATGCGGGGCAAACGCGTGCTCGGCGACGCGCCGCTCTTCGAGGACGGCGCCGACTGCGAGCTCGCGCCGCCGTAGAGCGCCTGGATCGAGGCCGGCATGCGCGAGCCGGGCGGCATGGACGGGCGGCCCATCGGCGGACGGTACGAGGGACGCTTGACCGCGGGCAGGCGGTGCGCGCTGCCGCGACGCGAGAGCGGCGTGCGAAGCGAGAGCGGCGCGACCTCGTTCGCCGCGTCTTTCATGACCTTCGCAAGCACGCCGTAGACCGTGGCCCACGCTTCCTTGACCTCGGGCGTGAACGCCTCGCCGAGGCCCTTTTCCAGCGTCCACAGGAGCGCCGCGCCGACCGTGTCGTAGTGGTCGTCGCGAACACCGTACGCGAGATGGCGGCGACCGAGCGCCTGGACGGTCGGGATCAGCGCTTCGAGACGATCGAGCGCCTGGACCGCCACCTTCAGCGTGGACATGAGCTTCTTGCCCTGGTCCTTCATGTCGCCCCGGAAGAGGGGCTTGAGTGACGGATCGACCTCGAAGAGCCGACCATAAAACAGTCCGGCGGCCACGTCCGCGATCGGAGCGACCATCTCGAAGGTCTTCTGGACCAGAAGCTTCTGCTCGTTGTTCATCGTTTCCTCACGGCCAGCCCTGTTATCCGGGCGGAGAGATGCTTCGGCGACCACCAGCAGCGAAGACCTCTATCCAAGATCTGCGCCGACGTTTCACCCTAGCATGGGTCGGGCGCGTACCGACAGTATTTGTTGCGGGGACGCCAAGCGCGTGGTGTCCGTGATGCATCGGCAGCGCCCCGACGCGAGGCCCGCAACGTTTGCACCCGAACGACATGAATGTCGGTCCGAGGACGGAAACGTGCGCGGGAATCGGGGGGCGCGCCAGGATCAAACGGGGATGATGCCGCGCTTCTTGAAGGGCCGCTCGACGCGCTTGTGCCGCGCGAGCTCGAGGCCCCACGCGACGGCGCGCCGCGTGTCGCGAGGATCGATGACGTCGTCGATGAGGCCCCAGCCAGCGACCTTCATGATGTCGATGTTCTTCTGGAGCATGTCGACCATCTGCTGCTTGAGCTCCGGCGGCGGCGGCGCATCGCCGAAGAGCTTGCGCGCGGCGATGCCGAGCATGCCCTCGGGGCCCATCACGCTGATCTCGCTGGTCGGCCATCCGACGATGAGGTCCGGCTCGTAGGCGCGGCCGCACATCACGTAATAACCGGCGCCATAAGCCTTGCGCACGACGACCGTGACCTTGGGGACGGTCGCGGCGCTCATCACGTGCAGCATCTTCGCGCCGTGCCGGATGATGCCCTCGTGCTCGACCTTCGACCCGATCATGAAGCCGGGTACGTCCTGGAGGAACACGAGCGGGATGTTGAAGGCGTCGCAGATCTGCATGAACCGCGCGGCCTTGTCCGAGGAGTCGACGTCGAGCACGCCGCCCATGTGATTGGGCTGGTTCGCCACGATGCCGACGCTCTGGCCGCCGATGCGCGCGAGGCAGGTGATGATCTGCCGCGCGAAGCGGGGCTTGATGTCGAAATACTCGCCGTGGTCCACGAGCGCCGCGATGAGCTTGTACATGTCGTACGCCTTGCGCGGGTTCTCGGGGAGCAGGTCGAGCAGCGATTCCTCGCGCCGATCCGTGGGATCCGTCACGGCGATGCGCGGCGGCTCTTCCTCGCAATGGGACGGGAAGAACGAGAGGTATTTTTTGATCGCCGTGATGCATTCGGCGTCGTTCTTGTATTCGCCGTCGCCGACGCCGCTCTTCGTGGAATGGACCTTCGAGCCGCCGAGCTCCTGCTCGGAGATGTCCTCGCCGGTCATGGCCTTGACGAGCGGCGGACCGCCGAGGGCCATCGAGCCGATGTCCTTCACCATGGGAACGAAATCGGCGAGGCCCGGGATGTAGGCCGTGCCCGCGGCGCCGGGGCCGACCATGGCCGCGACCTGCGGGACGACGCCGCTCATGATGACCTGCTCGCGGAAGAGGTGGCCGCTGCCTGCGAAGAGCGAAATCGAGTCCGGGTGGCTCGCTCCCGGGTCGATACGCGCGCCCGCAGAATCGATGAACCACACGATGGGCCAGCGGCCGCGCAGGGCCATCTGGCGGAGGCGCGTGACCTTCTCCTCGCCGGTATGGCCAATGCTGCCGCCTTTGACCGTGAAATCGTACGCAGCGGCGCAGACCATGCGGCCGTCGACCTTGCCGAAGGCGCAGACGACGGCGTCGGCGGCCGGCCGATCCTTGCCGTCACCCGCGGCGAGGCCCATCTGCGTGCCGTGCATGCCGACCTCGAAATGGACGCCGTCGTCGAAGAACGCGGCGAGCCTCTCGCGGGCGGTCAGCTTGCCGCGCGAATGTTGCTTGGCGACCTTGTCCTCGCCGCCCATCTTGCGCACCTCGGCGCGCCGGGCCTCGAGGTCCTTCAAGAGCTCACGCATGTCCATGGGTCATTTACCCGTCCATTTGGGGGTGCGTTTTTCCAGGAACGCCATCAGGCCTTCCCGCGCGTCGTCCGTCGAGAGCACGGCGCCGAGGCGCTCGCGCAGCATCGGCAAGGCTTGTTCGAGCGTGAGATCGGCCTGCGCCGCGAACGCTTCGAGCCCGAGCTTCACGGTGATCGGGCTCTTCTGCGCAATCTGCCCCGTGATTCGCGCGATCTCGGCGTCGAGCCCGTCCGCGTCGACGGCCTTTCCGACGAGGCCGATCGCCGCTGCCTCGTCGGCCTCCAGTTTGTCGCCGAAGAGCATCATTTCGAGCAGGCGCCGCTGCGGCACGACGCGCGCGAGCACAGCCATGATCATCATCGGGAAGAGGCCCCGGTTGATCTCGGGCGTGCCGAGCTTGATCCCGCGCGCGGCGACCGCGAAATGGCAAGCCGCCACGAGCCCGACCCCGCCGCCCATCGCGACCCCGTTCACCCGCGCGACGAGCGGCTTCGGCGAACGCGTGAGCGCGAGCAGGAGATCTGCGTAATCCCCCTTCGGCGGCAATTCCGCCGACGGACCGGACGAGCTCATCTGCGTGAAATCACCGCCCGCGCAAAACGCGTCGCCCGCGCCCGTCAGGACGATCGAGCGCACCGAATCGTCGTTCGCCGCGTCTTCGAGCGCCCAGAGCAGCTCGTTCACCATGGCCGGGCCAATGGCGTTTTTCTTGGGCGGGTTCTTCAGGAAGATCCAGAGGGCGCCGTTTTCCTTCGCGGCGACCTCCAGGAATCCATAAGCACGCGCCGTCGTCATCGCGGCGCTCCGAGCGAGAGGATCTCCCGGGCCTCCTCGACCGTCGCCGGCCGCCGGCCCACGTCGCGCACGAGCCGCACCGCGGTCTCGACGAGCGGGCCATTCGAGGTCGCCATCTCGCCGTTCGGCAGATAAAGATGATCTTCGAGCCCGCAGCGGATGTTGCCGCCGAGCACGAGCGCCGCGGCGATCATGCGCCAGGCGCCGTGGCTGATCCCGATGACTTCCCACTCCGATCCGGCGGGCATGATCCTCGTCTGGAGCTGGAGCGACTCCACGTGCGCCGGAATGCCGCCGAGCACGTTCATGATGAACGAGAACTGGAGCGGCGGCCGGAGCACGCCCATGTCGAGCAGCGGCGCGATCCCGTTCGTGTGCCCCGTGTCGAAACACTCGAGCTCGGGCTTCACGCCCACCTCGTTCATCACCTCCAAGAGCTTGATGATCTTCGAATAGGTGTTCGGAAACACCATATCGAAATCAAATTGCTTGCGCTTGGGCGAGTATTTCGCGTAGTTCATCGTGCCCATGTTCAGGGCCGCGATCTCGGGCTTGCTCTCGCGCACGTACGTGCATTGATCGGTGACGTCGTCGAGAATCGTGCCCGTCGAGAAATTGAGGATGATCGGACAGCGGGCCCGGACCTCCTCCTTGATGCGGGCGAAGACGGCCGGGGAGAACGTCGGGCCGCCGTCGTCGTTCCGGGCGTGGATGTGCACGACCGAGGCGCCCGCGTCATAGGCGCGCTTGCATTCGTCGGCGATCTCCGCCGGCGTGTACGGGATGCCCGGGTTTTGCCTGCGATTGGCGAGGACGCCCGTGACGGCGCAGGTGACGACACAGATGTCGGGATCACGCACGCCGGGCTTCTTGGTCTCGCCTGTGAACGATTTCATGGCTTGTCCTCCTCCGCTCCCGCGCGGGGAGCGCCTTGCGCCTCGGATACGCGGCCCTCGACATGCGAGACGACGCGCTTTTGCAGCTTGGTCAGGACCCGGAGCAAATGTTCGAGATCGCTCTGCGACAAATCCGTCAGCGCGCTCCGGAAGATCTCCATGGGCTCGACCTGAATCTCGCGCGCGAGCTTCTGGCCTTTTTCGCTCAGACGGATGTAAACGACGCGCCGATCCGTGGTCGAGCGCTCGCGCTTGACGAGCCCCTCACGCTCCATGCGGTCGATGATCCCCGTCACCGTGCTGTTCTGCGCGCGGATGCGCTCGGACAGGGACGACAAGGACAGATCGCCGAGCTCCTGCAAGAGCTTGATGACGGTGAGCTGCGGGCCTGTGAGCCCAAACTGCGCCGCCAGGCCCTTCGTCAGGCGGCGCGACTCGGTGTAGAGGTAGATGATCGTCTCGACGATCGCATCCACCTCGGGCTTGGTATCGGGAGGGAGGGAGGCCGCCACGGATGTTTCGTGTACGAAATATTCGGAGCGCAGCCAGTTGTCAAGGGAGGAGTTCTAGCAAGCTCGCTCACGCCCCGAACGGCCGAAGCCCTCTCGCCCGCGTCCGGGCGAGCCGTTCGAGGAACTGCTTGCGGGTGAGGACGATGGCGCCGAGCGCCTTCATGTGTGGCGTCATCACCTGGATGTCGATCCAATCGCAGCCCGCCTCGCCGAGGTGATCCACGAGATACAAAAGCGCGATCTTCGACGCATTCGGCGTGAGGTGGAACATGCTCTCCGCCGAGAAATACCCCTCGACGCAAACGCCATAAATGCCGCCCACGAGCACCTCCTCCACGTCCCACACCTCGACGCTGTGCGCGAAGCCGAGCCGGTGCATCTCCTTGTAGGCGTCCATGAGCTCCTGCGTGATCCACGTGCCGTCCTGCCCGGGACGCGGGACCTCGGCGCAGCGCTCGATGACCGCGTCGAATCCTCGGTTCACCGTGCAGCGGAGCGGGGTCTTCCGGAGCTCGCGGCGGAGGCTGCGCGAGAGGTGGAGGAACGAGAAATCGAGGATCGCCCGTTCTTTCGGGCAAAACCAGGGCAGGACATCGAGCCCGTCGATCGGCCAGGGAAAAACCCCGCGCCGGTACGCCTCGACGAGCACACGCGGCTCCAGGCTGCCGCCCACGGCCACGATGTCGTCGGCGTCGATGCTCATGCTCAATCTTCCCGGACGCGGGCCATCCAAGCGCCAAACCCCCCGCGGGTCAAGCCTTTGCCAGCGGCCAAATCCAGCTTATAGGCCAGCATCGTGCCCGTCTTCGAGAAACGTACCCGCATCCAAGCCCCGCCCGAGGTGGTCTTCGCCTTCCACGAGCGCCCGGACGCGCTGAACCTCCTCCTGCCGCCGTGGGAGCATGCCCGCATCCTCGAACGAAGCGGTGGCCTGGAGAAGGGCGCGCGAACCGTGATCGAGACCTACATCGGGCCCGTGAAGCAGCGCCTCGTGGCCGTTCACACGGCGTACGAACAAGGGCGGATGTTCCAGGATACGGTGATCGAAGGACCGTTCGCCCGGTGGGTCCACACGCACACGATGGAGCCGGACGGAGAAGGCGGGACCTTCCTCGTCGACCACATCGATTACGCGCTGCCGCTCGGCCCGCTCGGCGCCCTGTTCGGCGGCGCGTTCGCGCGGCGGAAGCTCGAAAAGATGTTCGAATTCCGCCACGCCGTGACGAAAAAAGCCTGCGAGGGTTGAGGGGTCGTCGACGCTGGGGGCTCCGCTCCGCAAGCGGAGCTGTGCCCCCAAACCCCCCGTCAGCGTTTGTCCGGCGAACCGGCGCCGCTGCCTTTCTCGATCGCCGAGAGCTCGAGGAGCACGGCCTTGACGCGCGGATCCTCGGGATCGAGCGCCTGGGCTTTTTCGTACGCCTCGCGCGCCTCCACGAGCTTGCGTTGCTTGGCGAGGGCATTGCCGAGGTTCACCCACGCGCTTACGAGCGCCGGATCGAGCGCGAGCGCCTCGCGGTAGATGACCTTCGCGCGTTCGAGGTCGCCCTTCTGCGCCATCGCATACCCGAGGTTCGAACGGTACGTGGCGCGGCGCGGATCCCGCGCGACCGCCGTCTCCAGGCACCGGATCGCGCGATCCGTGTCGTTCAGGGTCAGCAGCGCGGTGCCGAGGTCGTTCTGCACGCGGGCATCGTTCGGGGCGAGGCGCGCGGCGCGCTCGTACGCGCGGACGGCCTGTTCTCGCCGGCCGAGCGCGAGCAGCGCGGTGCCCAGGTTCGTCTGTCGTTCGGCCACGCCGGGCTCGATTTCGGCGGCGCGTTCGAGCTCGCGGACCGCCGGTTCGAGTTGCCCCGTGGCAACGAGCCCGACCCCGAGCGCGGAGTGCGCCTCGGCGTCGTTTGGCGCGAGCTCGGCGGCCTTGCGCAAGGCCGCGAGCGCGGAATCCGCGCGGCCGAGGACGAGGAGCGCGCGGCCGAGCTCGAGGTGCGCCGGCGCGTAGGAGAGCTCTTTTTGAAGGACGCCTTCGAGATCCTTCACCGCCTGGATCAATCCGGGGTGCGTGGGCGCGGCGCCGTAATCGACGGGCGCGTCCTCGGCGGAGAGGCGCGTGCGGACGAGCCCGACGATCGGCGCGGGATCCTTCGGCGCGAGCGTCTTCGCCTTCTTGTACGCCTTCTCCGCCGCTGAAAAATCCCCCCGCGCGTGCGCCTCGTCGCCCTCGGCGAGCGCCTTGTCCGCGGGCGTCCCCGTCCCGCGCGCGAGCTTCGCCGGCGGCGGCTGCGCGGCTTCCTCGCTGGAAACGGGCGCATCGAGCGGGACACCGGAGCCCGGAGACGGCGCCGCGGGCGCGGAAGCGGACGCAGAAGCAGGCACGGGAACGGTTGCGGACGTGGGTACGGAAGCGGCTACAGAAACACTTCCATAAGTGACAGGCGGCAGCGGCTCGGGAGGCGGCGGAGGGGGCGGCGTGGCGGGGCCGCAGGCGGCGAGGATCACGAGCGTGATCACGCCACCGCGGCTGGCTCGAATCTTCATCACAACTTGTACGGGGTCATCGAATGCTCTTTGCCGTCATAACGCAGGAGCACGGGCTTGTTGTCGAGCCGCGTCGCCACGGCCACAGGCCGCTTCCAGCAGCGGACGAGCGAGACGAGCGTCTCACGCGCGTAATCGGCCCGCAGGTCGACGCCGCCGTGCTGGTGCTCGAGGAGCAGCTCGCCGCGGTTCTGGTGGTTCGCGTCGATCACGCGGATGTAGGGATCACCGAAATTCGTGAGCGAA
Protein-coding sequences here:
- a CDS encoding enoyl-CoA hydratase/isomerase family protein; translated protein: MTTARAYGFLEVAAKENGALWIFLKNPPKKNAIGPAMVNELLWALEDAANDDSVRSIVLTGAGDAFCAGGDFTQMSSSGPSAELPPKGDYADLLLALTRSPKPLVARVNGVAMGGGVGLVAACHFAVAARGIKLGTPEINRGLFPMMIMAVLARVVPQRRLLEMMLFGDKLEADEAAAIGLVGKAVDADGLDAEIARITGQIAQKSPITVKLGLEAFAAQADLTLEQALPMLRERLGAVLSTDDAREGLMAFLEKRTPKWTGK
- a CDS encoding 3-keto-5-aminohexanoate cleavage protein, with amino-acid sequence MKSFTGETKKPGVRDPDICVVTCAVTGVLANRRQNPGIPYTPAEIADECKRAYDAGASVVHIHARNDDGGPTFSPAVFARIKEEVRARCPIILNFSTGTILDDVTDQCTYVRESKPEIAALNMGTMNYAKYSPKRKQFDFDMVFPNTYSKIIKLLEVMNEVGVKPELECFDTGHTNGIAPLLDMGVLRPPLQFSFIMNVLGGIPAHVESLQLQTRIMPAGSEWEVIGISHGAWRMIAAALVLGGNIRCGLEDHLYLPNGEMATSNGPLVETAVRLVRDVGRRPATVEEAREILSLGAPR
- a CDS encoding MarR family winged helix-turn-helix transcriptional regulator, which gives rise to MAASLPPDTKPEVDAIVETIIYLYTESRRLTKGLAAQFGLTGPQLTVIKLLQELGDLSLSSLSERIRAQNSTVTGIIDRMEREGLVKRERSTTDRRVVYIRLSEKGQKLAREIQVEPMEIFRSALTDLSQSDLEHLLRVLTKLQKRVVSHVEGRVSEAQGAPRAGAEEDKP
- the aat gene encoding leucyl/phenylalanyl-tRNA--protein transferase — protein: MSIDADDIVAVGGSLEPRVLVEAYRRGVFPWPIDGLDVLPWFCPKERAILDFSFLHLSRSLRRELRKTPLRCTVNRGFDAVIERCAEVPRPGQDGTWITQELMDAYKEMHRLGFAHSVEVWDVEEVLVGGIYGVCVEGYFSAESMFHLTPNASKIALLYLVDHLGEAGCDWIDIQVMTPHMKALGAIVLTRKQFLERLARTRARGLRPFGA
- a CDS encoding SRPBCC family protein, giving the protein MPVFEKRTRIQAPPEVVFAFHERPDALNLLLPPWEHARILERSGGLEKGARTVIETYIGPVKQRLVAVHTAYEQGRMFQDTVIEGPFARWVHTHTMEPDGEGGTFLVDHIDYALPLGPLGALFGGAFARRKLEKMFEFRHAVTKKACEG
- a CDS encoding tetratricopeptide repeat protein, which encodes MKIRASRGGVITLVILAACGPATPPPPPPPEPLPPVTYGSVSVAASVPTSATVPVPASASASAPAAPSPGSGVPLDAPVSSEEAAQPPPAKLARGTGTPADKALAEGDEAHARGDFSAAEKAYKKAKTLAPKDPAPIVGLVRTRLSAEDAPVDYGAAPTHPGLIQAVKDLEGVLQKELSYAPAHLELGRALLVLGRADSALAALRKAAELAPNDAEAHSALGVGLVATGQLEPAVRELERAAEIEPGVAERQTNLGTALLALGRREQAVRAYERAARLAPNDARVQNDLGTALLTLNDTDRAIRCLETAVARDPRRATYRSNLGYAMAQKGDLERAKVIYREALALDPALVSAWVNLGNALAKQRKLVEAREAYEKAQALDPEDPRVKAVLLELSAIEKGSGAGSPDKR